A genomic region of Herbaspirillum sp. DW155 contains the following coding sequences:
- a CDS encoding EAL domain-containing response regulator produces the protein MPLANLNELIESALVVDDSALQRQHSVALLQELGVDLIYEAGNGNEALDLLALLKLPPSLVVIDLEMPGMDGIELIQHLQQKGIDIPLIVASSRETSLLLSVETMIHALGMNLIGVLQKPLNQGQLRAALQSFRPHGSDAHAHDDPLPSMCESDLGAAIGGGQVLPYFQPKVDVQTGILKGVEALARWIHPERGMVPPDRFIPLAEQSGLVHDLTISMMDQAMAQAATWHSRGLAIKVAVNLSPLSLEQPDFLHRILELVDKHALPAENVVLEITESSVVAHKGNSLGMLARLRLKGFGLSIDDYGTGFSSMQQLARIPFTELKIDRSFVHGAHDRKNLRVILQSALDMAQRLELVTVAEGVETMEDWRLLQDFGCSLGQGYLIGKPMPANELPLWLKGHHRRLSELRPLGKGTATGGTV, from the coding sequence ATGCCGCTAGCGAATCTCAATGAGCTGATCGAATCCGCGCTGGTCGTCGACGACAGTGCCCTGCAGCGCCAGCACAGCGTGGCACTGCTGCAGGAGCTGGGCGTCGATCTGATCTACGAGGCCGGCAACGGCAACGAGGCGCTGGATCTGCTGGCCTTGCTCAAGCTCCCGCCGAGCCTGGTGGTGATCGATCTGGAGATGCCGGGCATGGACGGCATCGAACTGATCCAGCACCTCCAGCAGAAGGGCATCGACATTCCCCTGATCGTGGCCTCCAGTCGCGAGACTTCGCTGCTGCTGTCGGTGGAAACCATGATCCATGCCCTCGGCATGAACCTGATCGGCGTGCTGCAGAAGCCGCTCAACCAGGGCCAGTTGCGCGCGGCGCTGCAATCCTTCCGACCGCACGGCAGCGATGCGCACGCGCACGATGATCCGCTGCCTTCGATGTGTGAGAGCGACCTCGGAGCGGCCATTGGCGGGGGTCAGGTGCTGCCGTATTTCCAGCCCAAGGTGGATGTGCAGACCGGTATCCTCAAGGGGGTGGAAGCACTGGCGCGGTGGATTCATCCCGAGCGCGGCATGGTGCCGCCGGACCGCTTCATTCCGCTGGCCGAGCAGTCCGGCCTGGTCCACGACCTGACCATCAGCATGATGGATCAGGCCATGGCACAGGCCGCCACCTGGCACAGCCGGGGCCTGGCGATCAAGGTGGCGGTGAACCTTTCGCCGCTGTCGCTGGAGCAGCCGGACTTCCTGCACCGCATTCTGGAGCTGGTCGACAAGCATGCATTGCCGGCTGAAAACGTCGTGCTGGAAATCACCGAAAGCTCGGTGGTCGCGCACAAGGGCAATTCGCTGGGCATGCTGGCACGGTTGCGCCTGAAGGGCTTTGGCCTGTCCATTGACGATTACGGCACCGGTTTTTCCTCGATGCAGCAGCTGGCGCGCATCCCGTTTACCGAACTGAAGATCGACCGTTCCTTCGTCCATGGCGCGCATGATCGCAAGAACCTGCGCGTGATCCTGCAATCGGCGCTGGACATGGCGCAGCGGCTGGAGCTGGTGACGGTGGCAGAAGGCGTGGAGACGATGGAAGACTGGCGCCTGCTGCAAGACTTCGGTTGCAGCCTGGGGCAGGGCTATCTGATCGGCAAGCCCATGCCGGCCAATGAATTGCCGCTATGGCTGAAGGGACATCATCGCCGGCTCAGCGAATTGCGGCCGCTGGGGAAGGGGACTGCGACCGGGGGCACGGTCTGA
- a CDS encoding HAD-IB family hydrolase: MNLALFDLDHTLLPLDSDHEWGEFMARIGAVDADSFRKANDEWFAHYQNGTLDPVAYLEFALGNLSRFPRTQLDEMHLQFMEEVVKPAILPQAVALVKKHLDAGDLVAIVTATNHFVTKPIASHFGVEHLIAALPALDAQGNLTGKLDGTPTFGPGKIVHTEAWLERLGFRLDQFERSYFYSDSQNDIPLLERVTDPIATNPNDKLLAHAQARGWPVLNLFADGHAQ, encoded by the coding sequence ATGAACCTCGCCCTTTTCGATCTCGACCATACCCTGCTGCCGCTCGACTCCGACCACGAATGGGGAGAATTCATGGCGCGCATCGGCGCCGTGGATGCCGACAGCTTCCGCAAGGCCAATGACGAATGGTTCGCCCATTACCAGAACGGTACGCTGGACCCGGTGGCCTATCTCGAATTCGCGCTGGGCAACCTGTCGCGCTTCCCGCGCACGCAGCTCGACGAGATGCACCTGCAGTTCATGGAAGAAGTGGTCAAGCCCGCCATCCTGCCGCAAGCCGTGGCCCTGGTGAAGAAGCACCTGGACGCCGGTGACCTGGTGGCCATCGTCACCGCCACCAATCACTTCGTCACCAAGCCGATTGCCTCGCACTTCGGCGTCGAACACCTGATCGCCGCACTGCCCGCACTGGATGCGCAAGGCAACCTCACCGGCAAGCTCGACGGCACACCCACCTTCGGCCCCGGCAAGATCGTGCACACCGAAGCCTGGCTGGAGCGTCTGGGCTTCAGGCTGGATCAGTTCGAGCGCAGCTACTTCTACAGCGATTCGCAGAACGACATTCCGCTTCTGGAACGCGTGACCGATCCGATCGCCACCAACCCCAACGACAAGCTGCTGGCGCATGCCCAGGCGCGCGGCTGGCCGGTGCTGAACCTCTTCGCCGACGGCCACGCGCAATGA
- a CDS encoding AI-2E family transporter — MPFSLSEEQKQNLAWLIVGILLLSLLVALGPMLSPFVAAGIIGYALNPGVDWIASRRLGPLRIPRFVGVTIMVLLLILAGLALVLIVVPLVLRQIPLLQAQVPPLLDKLNAFLSPRLHQLGIDVRLDLAGIKALLTQQISTSGDELWSSVLASAKVGGTALLAWLANLLFVPMVLFYLLQDWHPFIKRVQILIPRRWAARVNTMAAEVDGLLGQYLRGQLLVMLVLAVYYSVALTVAGFDSALPVGVLTGLLVFIPYVGFGLGLVLAILAAILQFDGAMGLLWVALIYGVGQVLESFILTPKLVGERIGLHPLVVIFALLAFGQLFGFVGVLLALPASAIVSVIAMHVRREYLASNFYNR; from the coding sequence ATGCCTTTTTCTTTGTCCGAAGAGCAAAAACAGAACCTGGCGTGGCTGATTGTCGGCATTTTGCTGTTGTCACTACTGGTGGCGCTGGGGCCGATGCTCTCGCCCTTCGTTGCCGCCGGCATCATCGGTTATGCGCTCAACCCCGGCGTGGACTGGATCGCCAGCCGCCGTCTCGGCCCGCTGCGCATCCCGCGCTTCGTGGGCGTGACCATCATGGTGCTGCTGCTGATCCTGGCCGGTCTGGCGCTGGTGCTGATCGTGGTGCCATTGGTACTGCGCCAGATCCCGCTGTTGCAGGCCCAGGTGCCGCCGCTGCTGGACAAGCTGAACGCCTTCCTCTCGCCGCGCCTGCATCAGCTGGGCATCGACGTGCGGCTGGACCTGGCCGGCATCAAGGCCTTGCTCACGCAACAGATCAGCACCAGCGGCGACGAGCTGTGGAGTTCCGTGCTGGCCTCGGCCAAGGTCGGTGGCACGGCGCTCTTGGCCTGGCTGGCCAATCTGCTGTTCGTGCCGATGGTGTTGTTCTACCTGCTGCAGGACTGGCATCCTTTCATCAAGCGCGTGCAGATTCTCATCCCGCGCCGCTGGGCCGCCCGCGTCAATACCATGGCGGCCGAGGTCGATGGCCTGCTGGGCCAGTATCTGCGAGGACAATTGCTGGTGATGCTGGTGCTGGCGGTCTATTATTCGGTTGCGCTCACCGTGGCCGGATTTGACAGCGCCCTTCCCGTGGGTGTGCTCACCGGCTTGCTGGTGTTCATCCCCTACGTGGGCTTCGGCCTGGGGCTGGTGCTGGCGATCCTGGCGGCCATCTTGCAATTCGATGGCGCCATGGGATTGTTGTGGGTGGCCCTGATTTATGGCGTGGGGCAGGTGCTGGAAAGCTTCATCCTCACGCCAAAGCTGGTGGGCGAGCGTATCGGCCTGCATCCGCTGGTGGTGATTTTCGCCTTGCTGGCCTTTGGCCAGTTGTTCGGATTCGTCGGCGTGCTACTGGCGCTGCCGGCCTCGGCCATTGTCTCGGTGATCGCCATGCATGTGCGACGCGAGTATCTGGCCAGCAATTTTTACAACCGTTGA
- the hda gene encoding DnaA regulatory inactivator Hda produces the protein MKQIPLDLSADQPQSFDSFVTGRNAELLERLKLLATAGVDKTIQTGSASTDRFIYLWAEAGAGKTHLLHALATKAGQEGNRARLIGADSPESAFDYSPQTSHYLLDDVDQLFEEQQIAAFNLFNQIREQGGCMVCTGTLPPTRLELREDLRTRLGWGLIYQVHDLSDDEKIAALLQITLDRGLEIPPAVMMYMLTHYRRDMPSLSRMLDALDRYSLATKRAITLPLLRELLQQESGEQ, from the coding sequence ATGAAACAGATTCCGCTCGATTTGAGCGCGGACCAGCCACAAAGCTTCGACAGCTTCGTGACCGGCCGCAACGCAGAACTGCTGGAGCGCTTGAAGCTGCTGGCCACGGCCGGCGTGGACAAAACCATCCAGACCGGCAGTGCCAGCACCGACCGCTTCATCTACCTCTGGGCCGAAGCCGGTGCCGGCAAGACCCACCTGCTGCACGCACTGGCCACCAAGGCCGGCCAGGAAGGCAACCGCGCGCGCCTGATCGGCGCCGATTCTCCCGAGTCCGCCTTCGACTACAGCCCGCAGACCAGCCATTACCTGCTCGATGACGTCGATCAACTGTTCGAGGAACAGCAGATCGCCGCCTTCAACCTGTTCAACCAGATCCGCGAACAGGGCGGCTGCATGGTCTGCACCGGCACCCTGCCACCGACCCGCCTGGAACTGCGCGAAGACCTGCGCACACGGCTCGGCTGGGGCCTGATCTATCAGGTGCATGACCTCTCGGATGACGAGAAGATCGCCGCCCTGCTGCAGATCACCCTGGACCGCGGCCTGGAGATTCCGCCGGCCGTGATGATGTACATGCTCACCCACTATCGCCGCGACATGCCTTCGCTGTCGCGCATGCTCGACGCGCTGGACCGCTACTCGCTGGCCACCAAGCGCGCCATCACCCTGCCCTTGCTACGCGAACTGTTACAACAGGAATCCGGAGAACAATGA
- a CDS encoding methyl-accepting chemotaxis protein translates to MQESMTNRMSIKQIFIWLGVVLSILVAIVIGLTDALQHANAALEHAHQSRYDSAALANELRRTTEDMTKFARAYVTTGDPNDEDRYYMILDIRNGKRARPSNYDRFNWDLVSARKLPVEAGAQAVPLSELMKRAGFTEQELAKMQEALKLGDQLSRIEITAFHAVKGEFDDGEGKFTVVGAPNQAMAQELVFDQTYRALFGRVMTPINDFLRQVDERTQARVIRAGNDYAELQQKILWLLSASVVVLFACLGFAYRTIRSQIGGEPRDAMTVLRRVAEGDLTVIVPLRKNDKVSVLYSTQQMVNKWTDVIGDVSGTASALASASEQISSSSQALSHNASQQAANVEETSASVEEITSTIAQNADNARTTDGIASLSASAAAEGGEAVRETVAAMKQIASKIGIIDDIAYQTNLLALNAAIEAARAGEHGKGFAVVAAEVRKLAERSQTAAQEIIAVAENSVGLAEKAGGLLNQMVPSIRKTADLVQEIAAASAEQSTGLEQINNAVHQMAQTTQMTAAASEELSATSEEMSAQAIHLQDLMRFFRVEELQKTASGASAGELPGAGAKQDKRARHDAQSKREHSRRLSMLDVDEDAAGVDESSFKRF, encoded by the coding sequence ATGCAAGAATCGATGACCAACAGGATGAGCATCAAGCAGATCTTCATCTGGCTCGGGGTAGTGTTGTCCATCCTGGTGGCGATAGTGATCGGCCTCACCGACGCCTTGCAGCACGCCAATGCCGCGCTGGAGCACGCGCACCAGTCACGCTACGACTCGGCCGCGCTGGCCAATGAACTGCGCCGCACGACCGAGGACATGACCAAGTTCGCCCGCGCCTACGTGACCACGGGCGACCCCAATGATGAGGATCGCTATTACATGATCCTCGACATTCGTAATGGCAAGCGTGCGCGCCCCTCCAACTACGACCGTTTCAACTGGGATCTGGTGAGCGCCCGCAAACTGCCGGTGGAGGCGGGTGCCCAGGCGGTGCCGCTGAGCGAACTGATGAAGCGCGCCGGTTTCACCGAACAGGAACTGGCCAAGATGCAGGAAGCCCTGAAGCTGGGTGACCAGCTCTCGCGCATCGAGATCACCGCCTTTCATGCAGTCAAGGGCGAGTTCGATGATGGCGAGGGCAAGTTCACCGTGGTCGGTGCGCCCAATCAGGCGATGGCGCAGGAACTGGTGTTCGATCAGACCTACCGCGCCCTGTTCGGCCGCGTGATGACACCGATCAACGACTTCCTGCGCCAGGTCGACGAACGCACCCAGGCGCGCGTCATCAGGGCCGGTAATGACTATGCCGAGCTGCAACAGAAGATCCTGTGGCTGCTCTCGGCCTCGGTGGTGGTGTTGTTCGCCTGCCTCGGATTTGCTTATCGCACCATCCGCTCGCAGATCGGGGGCGAGCCGCGCGATGCCATGACCGTCTTGCGCCGCGTGGCCGAGGGTGATCTCACCGTGATCGTGCCGCTGCGCAAGAACGACAAGGTGAGCGTGCTCTACAGTACCCAGCAGATGGTCAACAAATGGACCGACGTCATCGGCGACGTCAGCGGCACGGCCAGCGCCCTGGCCTCGGCATCGGAACAGATTTCCTCCTCCTCGCAGGCCCTGTCGCACAATGCATCGCAGCAGGCGGCCAATGTCGAGGAGACCAGTGCCTCGGTGGAAGAGATCACCTCCACCATCGCCCAGAACGCCGACAACGCGCGCACCACCGACGGCATCGCCAGCCTGTCGGCCAGCGCCGCCGCCGAAGGCGGTGAGGCAGTGCGGGAGACCGTAGCGGCGATGAAGCAGATCGCCAGCAAGATCGGCATCATCGATGACATCGCCTATCAGACCAACCTGCTGGCGCTGAACGCGGCCATCGAAGCGGCGCGCGCCGGTGAGCATGGCAAGGGGTTTGCAGTGGTCGCCGCCGAAGTGCGCAAGCTGGCCGAACGCTCGCAAACTGCTGCCCAGGAAATCATTGCGGTGGCCGAGAACAGCGTGGGTCTGGCGGAAAAGGCCGGTGGCCTGCTCAACCAGATGGTGCCGTCGATTCGCAAGACCGCCGACCTGGTGCAGGAGATCGCAGCCGCCTCGGCGGAACAATCGACCGGTTTGGAACAGATCAACAATGCCGTGCACCAGATGGCGCAGACTACCCAGATGACTGCGGCGGCCTCGGAAGAGCTGTCGGCGACCTCCGAAGAGATGAGCGCCCAGGCCATCCATCTGCAGGATCTGATGCGCTTCTTCCGCGTGGAAGAGTTGCAGAAGACTGCCTCCGGCGCCAGCGCGGGCGAACTGCCGGGCGCGGGCGCAAAGCAGGACAAGCGCGCCCGCCACGATGCGCAGAGCAAGCGCGAACATTCGCGCCGGCTGTCTATGCTGGATGTGGACGAGGATGCAGCGGGCGTGGATGAATCCTCGTTCAAGCGATTCTGA
- the folK gene encoding 2-amino-4-hydroxy-6-hydroxymethyldihydropteridine diphosphokinase, whose product MDPSFTLAWIGIGGNLGDARATVNEAIAHLARLPQSQLLRSSSLYRTAPIDSSGDDYVNAVALVSTSLTALDLLHALQAIELQHGRERPYRNAPRTLDLDVLMYGDAHLDSTELTVPHPRMAQRAFVLAPMLEIDEKVVIPGLGAARDFLDAIKDQPVRRL is encoded by the coding sequence GTGGATCCATCCTTCACGCTGGCCTGGATAGGCATCGGCGGCAATCTCGGCGACGCCCGGGCCACCGTCAACGAAGCCATTGCGCACCTGGCCCGGCTGCCGCAGTCGCAACTGCTGCGCAGCTCCTCGCTGTACCGCACCGCGCCGATCGATTCGAGTGGCGATGATTACGTCAACGCCGTGGCGCTGGTGTCGACCTCGCTTACGGCCCTCGATCTGCTGCACGCCCTGCAGGCCATCGAGCTGCAACACGGACGCGAGCGCCCCTACCGCAATGCCCCGCGTACGCTGGATCTGGATGTGTTGATGTATGGAGATGCGCACCTGGACAGCACGGAGCTGACCGTTCCCCATCCCCGCATGGCGCAGCGCGCCTTCGTGCTGGCGCCCATGCTGGAGATCGATGAGAAGGTGGTGATACCGGGACTGGGAGCGGCGCGCGATTTTCTGGATGCGATCAAGGATCAGCCGGTCCGCCGACTCTGA
- a CDS encoding CheR family methyltransferase produces MLLFQQLFRQQIGLHLPLSKKALLHSRLNHRLQELGLQGLAQYHRLISSADGAEECQRAIDLITTNETYFFREQSHFDFLAQELLPQWRDRKSLRVWSAACATGEEAYSLAMVLDHHRPAGGWSVFGSDISKRVLRFARRALYPMARGQNISRPYLRRYCLLGTGEYEGHFLVQAELRAKVEFAQRNLTALHEHEDGLYDLIFLRNVIIYFDCDIKLQVLKDVIARLRPGGYLVVGHSESLHGMALDLQMHSPSIYRRPQ; encoded by the coding sequence ATGCTGCTGTTCCAGCAATTGTTCAGGCAGCAGATCGGACTGCATTTGCCGCTGTCCAAAAAAGCCTTGCTGCACAGCCGCCTCAACCATCGCCTGCAGGAACTCGGCCTGCAGGGACTGGCACAGTATCATCGCCTCATCAGCAGCGCGGACGGCGCCGAGGAATGCCAGCGCGCCATCGACCTTATCACCACCAACGAAACCTATTTCTTTCGCGAACAGAGCCACTTCGATTTTCTGGCCCAGGAGCTGCTGCCGCAGTGGCGCGACCGGAAAAGCCTGCGCGTCTGGAGCGCCGCCTGCGCCACCGGTGAAGAGGCATACTCCCTGGCGATGGTGCTGGATCATCACCGGCCTGCCGGTGGCTGGTCCGTATTCGGTTCGGATATCAGCAAGCGCGTGCTGCGCTTCGCGCGCCGGGCGCTTTATCCGATGGCACGCGGGCAGAATATTTCGCGCCCGTATCTGCGCCGGTATTGCCTGCTCGGCACGGGGGAATACGAAGGCCATTTCCTGGTGCAGGCGGAGCTGCGTGCCAAGGTCGAGTTCGCCCAGCGCAACCTGACCGCGCTGCACGAACATGAGGATGGGCTGTATGACCTGATCTTCCTGCGTAACGTCATCATCTATTTTGATTGCGACATCAAGCTGCAGGTGTTGAAGGACGTGATCGCCCGTCTGCGTCCCGGTGGCTACCTGGTGGTGGGCCATTCGGAATCGCTGCACGGCATGGCGCTGGACCTGCAGATGCACTCACCGTCCATTTACCGGAGGCCGCAATGA
- the pcnB gene encoding polynucleotide adenylyltransferase PcnB, translating into MIKKLIRSILGRGKAAAAESAEPAKKSRAKAVAAGGKIDPDVLGPKQHGIDPALVSPNAVRVTQTLQEAGYKAFIVGGAVRDLLLGIKPKDFDVATNATPEQVKQLFRRAFIIGRRFQIVHVMFGQELIEVTTFRGASAEAAPKDEHGRVLRDNTFGEQHEDATRRDFTINAMYYDPASQTVLDYHGGIADIRDKKLRIIGEPEARYREDPVRMLRVVRFAAKLKFTIDPASSAPIRVMAPLIDNVPAARVFDEMLKLLMSGHALACLQQLRKEGLHHGLLPLLDVVLEQPLGEKFVSLALANTDARVKEGKGVSPGFLFASLLWHQVLEKWRAYQAAGEYPIPALHLAADDVLDAQTEKLALQRKIASDMRDIWAMQPRFERRVGKAPYKLLEHLRLRAGFDFLLLRCQSGELDAELGEWWEAFIAGNGAEREELIARKPADPAGSNAGPKKRKRRGGRSRSKSPVDSGSSDGSIEQEAAPASVKTRAPAIQETGEAAGEPADSGTGEAPKRRRRRRGSSAAGADSAPAGDD; encoded by the coding sequence ATGATCAAGAAACTGATTCGCTCCATCCTCGGTCGCGGCAAGGCGGCTGCAGCCGAGAGTGCCGAGCCCGCAAAAAAGTCGCGCGCCAAGGCCGTCGCCGCAGGGGGCAAGATCGATCCCGACGTGCTCGGTCCCAAGCAGCATGGCATCGATCCGGCCCTGGTTTCACCCAACGCGGTGCGCGTGACGCAGACCCTGCAGGAAGCCGGCTACAAGGCCTTCATCGTCGGCGGTGCGGTGCGCGACCTGCTGCTGGGCATCAAGCCCAAGGACTTCGACGTCGCCACCAATGCCACGCCGGAACAGGTCAAGCAATTGTTCCGCCGCGCCTTCATCATCGGCCGCCGCTTCCAGATCGTGCACGTGATGTTCGGCCAGGAGCTGATCGAGGTCACCACTTTCCGTGGCGCCTCGGCCGAAGCCGCGCCCAAGGATGAACATGGCCGCGTGCTGCGCGACAACACCTTCGGCGAGCAGCATGAAGATGCCACCCGGCGCGACTTCACCATCAACGCGATGTATTACGATCCGGCCAGCCAGACCGTGCTCGATTACCACGGCGGCATCGCCGACATCCGCGACAAGAAACTGCGCATCATCGGCGAACCCGAAGCACGCTACCGCGAAGATCCGGTACGCATGCTGCGCGTGGTGCGCTTCGCGGCCAAGCTCAAGTTCACCATCGACCCGGCCAGCAGCGCACCGATCCGAGTGATGGCGCCGCTCATCGACAACGTACCGGCCGCACGCGTATTCGACGAGATGTTGAAGCTCCTCATGAGCGGCCATGCGCTGGCCTGCCTGCAGCAACTGCGCAAGGAAGGCCTGCATCATGGCTTGCTGCCGCTGCTGGACGTGGTGCTGGAACAACCCTTGGGCGAGAAGTTCGTCAGCCTGGCATTGGCCAACACGGATGCGCGCGTCAAGGAAGGCAAGGGCGTCTCGCCGGGCTTCCTGTTCGCCTCGCTGCTGTGGCACCAGGTGCTGGAAAAGTGGCGCGCGTACCAGGCGGCCGGCGAGTACCCGATCCCGGCGTTGCACCTTGCGGCCGATGACGTGCTCGACGCCCAGACTGAGAAGCTCGCCCTGCAACGCAAGATCGCCTCCGACATGCGCGACATCTGGGCCATGCAGCCACGCTTCGAACGCCGCGTCGGCAAGGCTCCGTACAAGCTGCTGGAACACCTGCGCCTGCGCGCCGGTTTCGACTTCCTGCTGCTGCGTTGCCAGTCCGGTGAACTCGATGCCGAACTGGGCGAATGGTGGGAAGCCTTCATCGCCGGCAATGGCGCCGAGCGCGAAGAACTGATCGCCCGCAAGCCGGCCGATCCTGCCGGCAGCAATGCTGGTCCGAAGAAACGCAAGCGCCGTGGCGGACGCAGCCGCAGCAAGTCGCCGGTCGATAGCGGCAGCAGCGACGGCAGCATCGAACAGGAGGCAGCGCCTGCCTCTGTCAAGACGCGCGCACCTGCCATTCAAGAGACTGGCGAGGCTGCTGGCGAGCCCGCAGACAGCGGCACCGGCGAGGCCCCCAAGCGCCGTCGCCGTCGTCGCGGCAGTAGCGCTGCCGGTGCTGACAGCGCGCCTGCGGGCGACGACTGA
- a CDS encoding chemotaxis protein CheW codes for MPSVSLNGESIRKRQQEEVIESRQFLTFLVGSESFAMPIASIREIIKFGGLTEVPLMPDFLRGVINLRGSVVPVIDLSVRFGRAPTVETKRTCIIIMELIQEEQLLLLGVMVDAVSAVLSIGVDHIEPRPSFGAGIRADFIEGMINVNERFVVVLDVQRVLSVDELASLLGMSAEDALGGVPVLSAQAEKE; via the coding sequence ATGCCCAGCGTATCGTTGAATGGCGAATCCATCCGCAAGCGGCAGCAGGAAGAAGTCATCGAAAGCCGCCAGTTCCTGACCTTCCTGGTGGGCAGCGAGAGCTTCGCCATGCCCATTGCCAGTATCCGCGAGATCATCAAATTCGGTGGCTTGACCGAAGTGCCGCTGATGCCCGATTTCCTGCGCGGCGTGATCAACCTGCGCGGCTCGGTGGTGCCGGTCATCGACCTGTCGGTGCGCTTTGGCCGCGCACCCACGGTAGAAACCAAACGCACCTGCATCATCATCATGGAACTGATCCAGGAGGAGCAGTTGCTGCTGCTGGGCGTGATGGTCGATGCGGTCAGTGCGGTGCTGAGCATCGGAGTCGATCACATCGAGCCGCGCCCGTCTTTTGGCGCCGGCATCCGCGCCGATTTCATCGAAGGGATGATCAACGTCAACGAGCGTTTCGTCGTGGTGCTGGACGTGCAGCGCGTGCTGTCGGTGGACGAACTGGCGAGCCTGCTGGGCATGAGTGCCGAGGACGCGCTGGGCGGCGTGCCGGTACTGTCGGCGCAAGCGGAAAAGGAGTAG
- a CDS encoding chemotaxis response regulator protein-glutamate methylesterase: MNPGAAIRVMVIDDSSVVRQLLLQLLAQTADIRVIGTAPDPVFAMRKMQQEWPDVILLDIEMPRMDGMTFLRQIMATRPTPVVICTVRAGGEGDITAEALAAGAVSVIARPQMGVRDFLQDALAELARAIRAAALVGARGAGSMSARPVSSALKLRTVKAASREMLHDDGCAAVLQRHTADAVLAAPGLEDGYRPRTARIIAIGASTGGPQALERVLRPLDRRCPGIVVVQHMPQRFTRSFAERLHRISGADVKEAEHHDVVLPGRVLIAPGGKHLVVKRDGLQYYVETLEGPLVSRHKPSVDVLFRSLAKAAGSNAVGIIMTGMGDDGARGMREMADCGAATYAQDEATSVVFGMPKEAIHMGGVGDVLPLDHISAVIEQYAASESQ, translated from the coding sequence ATGAACCCCGGCGCAGCCATCCGCGTGATGGTCATCGACGACTCGTCGGTGGTGCGCCAGCTGCTGCTGCAGTTGCTGGCGCAGACGGCCGATATCCGTGTCATCGGCACCGCACCCGATCCGGTATTTGCCATGCGCAAGATGCAGCAGGAATGGCCCGACGTGATCCTGCTCGACATTGAAATGCCGCGCATGGATGGCATGACCTTCCTGCGCCAGATCATGGCTACGCGGCCCACCCCGGTCGTCATCTGCACGGTGCGCGCCGGCGGCGAAGGGGATATCACGGCCGAAGCGCTGGCGGCCGGCGCAGTGTCGGTGATTGCCCGGCCGCAAATGGGCGTACGTGATTTTTTGCAGGATGCCCTGGCCGAACTGGCCCGTGCCATCCGGGCAGCTGCCTTGGTGGGGGCGAGGGGCGCAGGGAGCATGTCGGCACGGCCCGTCTCATCGGCTCTCAAGCTGCGCACGGTCAAAGCAGCATCGCGAGAAATGCTGCATGATGACGGCTGCGCTGCGGTGCTGCAGCGCCACACCGCCGATGCGGTGCTGGCAGCGCCGGGACTGGAAGATGGTTATCGCCCCCGCACTGCGCGCATCATTGCCATCGGCGCTTCGACAGGGGGACCGCAGGCGCTGGAGCGGGTGCTGCGGCCATTGGACCGGCGCTGTCCCGGCATCGTGGTGGTGCAGCACATGCCGCAGCGCTTCACCCGCAGTTTTGCCGAACGGTTGCACCGCATTTCCGGCGCCGATGTCAAGGAAGCGGAACATCACGACGTGGTACTGCCGGGACGGGTGTTGATTGCGCCTGGCGGGAAACATCTGGTAGTGAAGCGCGATGGCCTTCAGTACTATGTGGAAACATTGGAAGGCCCGCTGGTGAGCCGGCACAAGCCTTCGGTGGACGTGCTGTTCCGCTCGCTGGCCAAGGCCGCCGGCAGCAATGCAGTGGGCATCATCATGACCGGCATGGGGGACGATGGCGCAAGGGGGATGCGGGAGATGGCCGATTGCGGCGCCGCGACCTACGCCCAGGACGAAGCCACCAGCGTGGTCTTCGGCATGCCGAAAGAAGCGATACACATGGGCGGCGTCGGTGACGTCCTCCCGCTCGATCATATCTCCGCCGTGATAGAACAATATGCCGCTAGCGAATCTCAATGA